A window of the Chloroflexus sp. Y-396-1 genome harbors these coding sequences:
- a CDS encoding CHAT domain-containing tetratricopeptide repeat protein, protein MNVEQLADELLHTPETEWPMWFVTHAGALSPALIAALKRRSDRLIKSETVLAERITRAALTVADQLPGDSVARALALWARGNWAAYCQPEEAVHCYHEALAVYEGSADSEAIARISSNLIFVYSTLGRFEEALTFAKQARQLLQHDNEHDNELTVRYRVIFLMNYGLLLYELGQYQEALTVNAETSALAQQHGMQEEWAELQVNQAFTLAATGQLNECEPLLLTARTTLEQFPSKPSLTIARIDLNLGDYYSITGNLSEALRCFRRARDEFSAQGVMMDYASVLLYEADLLRRLGALREARNTYHRAYQTFVSEKLEQYAAQSLLAGAAVRRALNPADPELPTMLTKAYRTFTQLNLPVWRNETILEQARFALTMGNIAQAESLLIGEWEADAPLPLNIRHLLLVGELRQMQGDHETARTVFTTALAQSRKISHIWLQREALVALGNRLAVDHPEQAIRHLAEAAQIDDLMRADLSVAELIAEFQARRNDALPLLAQLELQTKQVYAALQNVWRWKGGALIDLIQRHDGQVQIDPALESVHKQIAKLRWELERKQRDGESVEKIEALRDQLRRLEEEVYHERRYLLSQRNHSPFPAAHSWQTVQAQFDADCLIEYVCFGDELHAFCVTRDGNCTVTSLGFASDISELLQRLELKNVSFLRLSREQQQQRGQALTRDAQVLLKRLYQVLIAPLPGLPSEGKLLIAPCPPFHLAPFAALWDGSNYLIERYTIEQIPTGALLAIPTPTGPSGPALVIGASAEGVLQAVEKEIKAIADILPDCQVYIDEPAALDALHQQTPPPRIVHLSAHTVFDDEPTIFAGLHLADRIFTIEECYRLNLTGTDLVTLNGCTTAYGMESGGALIAFQSAFLIAGARRLLVSLWPVNDELAAEFMTRFYRILAGEPEITAALRQTQQELLREPEWSHPAIWSAFGLIRR, encoded by the coding sequence ATGAACGTCGAACAACTCGCCGATGAACTCTTGCACACGCCAGAGACCGAATGGCCGATGTGGTTTGTTACCCATGCCGGGGCGCTATCGCCAGCACTAATTGCGGCACTCAAACGGCGCAGTGATCGCCTGATTAAGTCGGAAACAGTCTTGGCAGAGCGGATCACTCGTGCAGCGCTAACTGTTGCCGATCAGCTCCCTGGCGATTCAGTCGCACGAGCACTAGCCCTCTGGGCACGAGGGAATTGGGCTGCATACTGCCAACCTGAAGAGGCTGTCCATTGTTATCATGAAGCCCTGGCCGTCTACGAGGGCAGCGCAGACTCCGAAGCGATTGCCCGCATTTCCAGTAATCTGATCTTCGTCTACAGCACGCTTGGTCGTTTTGAGGAAGCGCTCACTTTTGCTAAACAAGCTCGCCAACTCCTTCAGCACGATAATGAACACGATAATGAATTAACTGTACGATATCGAGTGATATTCTTGATGAACTATGGACTCCTGCTTTACGAGCTTGGCCAGTATCAAGAAGCCTTGACCGTCAACGCCGAGACGAGTGCGCTGGCCCAACAGCACGGTATGCAAGAGGAATGGGCTGAACTTCAGGTTAATCAAGCCTTCACCCTGGCCGCAACCGGACAGTTGAACGAATGCGAACCTTTACTGCTTACAGCACGGACCACTCTGGAGCAGTTTCCATCCAAACCCTCCCTCACTATCGCTCGTATCGATTTAAATCTGGGTGACTATTACAGTATCACGGGTAATTTGTCGGAGGCTCTCCGATGTTTTCGCCGTGCCCGTGATGAGTTTTCTGCCCAGGGTGTAATGATGGACTATGCTTCCGTCTTGCTCTACGAAGCCGACCTACTCAGACGACTAGGCGCATTACGTGAAGCCCGCAACACCTATCATCGGGCATACCAGACATTCGTCAGTGAAAAATTGGAACAATATGCTGCGCAGTCTCTTCTGGCAGGCGCCGCAGTTCGCCGGGCTTTGAACCCAGCCGATCCTGAATTGCCGACGATGTTGACGAAGGCGTACCGTACGTTCACCCAATTGAATCTGCCTGTCTGGCGCAACGAAACCATTCTTGAACAGGCACGATTTGCGTTAACCATGGGCAACATTGCACAGGCAGAATCGCTGCTCATCGGCGAATGGGAAGCCGATGCACCGCTCCCGCTCAATATTCGCCATCTTCTCTTGGTCGGGGAATTGCGCCAGATGCAGGGTGATCATGAGACGGCGCGTACCGTATTTACAACAGCCCTTGCACAGAGTCGTAAAATCTCACATATCTGGTTACAGCGTGAGGCATTGGTTGCACTTGGTAACAGATTGGCGGTTGATCATCCTGAACAGGCGATCCGGCATCTCGCCGAAGCGGCGCAGATCGATGACCTTATGCGCGCCGATTTGAGTGTGGCCGAACTTATCGCTGAGTTTCAGGCCCGTCGCAACGATGCGCTACCGTTGCTGGCGCAGCTTGAACTACAAACCAAACAGGTCTACGCAGCCTTGCAGAACGTCTGGCGATGGAAGGGAGGTGCACTGATCGATCTGATTCAACGCCATGATGGACAGGTCCAGATCGATCCGGCGCTGGAATCCGTGCATAAGCAGATTGCGAAGCTGCGGTGGGAGCTGGAGCGGAAACAACGCGATGGCGAGAGTGTAGAGAAGATTGAAGCGCTGCGTGATCAGCTCCGGAGGCTAGAAGAAGAGGTGTACCACGAACGACGCTATCTTCTCAGTCAACGTAATCATAGTCCATTCCCTGCCGCTCATAGCTGGCAGACGGTGCAGGCACAGTTCGACGCCGATTGCCTCATCGAGTACGTCTGTTTCGGTGATGAACTGCATGCGTTTTGTGTCACTCGCGATGGTAATTGCACGGTTACCTCTCTGGGTTTTGCAAGTGACATTAGCGAATTGTTACAGCGGTTAGAACTAAAAAACGTGAGCTTCCTGCGCCTGAGTCGTGAGCAACAGCAACAGCGCGGCCAGGCGCTTACCCGAGATGCTCAGGTGCTTCTCAAACGACTCTATCAGGTATTGATCGCACCATTACCAGGATTACCCAGCGAAGGGAAGCTCCTAATTGCTCCCTGTCCGCCGTTTCATTTGGCGCCGTTTGCCGCCTTATGGGATGGTAGCAACTATCTGATCGAGCGATATACTATTGAGCAGATTCCGACCGGTGCGCTTCTTGCAATTCCGACGCCCACCGGCCCATCAGGTCCAGCCCTCGTGATCGGTGCATCGGCTGAAGGGGTGTTGCAGGCTGTCGAGAAAGAAATAAAAGCGATTGCCGATATTTTGCCAGACTGTCAGGTCTACATCGACGAACCAGCCGCACTCGATGCTCTTCACCAGCAAACACCGCCACCGCGAATTGTTCACCTCAGCGCCCATACGGTCTTCGATGATGAGCCTACTATCTTTGCTGGCTTACACCTGGCCGACCGCATCTTTACCATCGAGGAATGTTACCGTCTTAATCTGACCGGTACTGACCTGGTTACGCTTAACGGCTGCACCACGGCTTACGGAATGGAGAGTGGTGGGGCGTTAATTGCGTTCCAATCAGCATTTCTCATTGCCGGTGCACGTCGTTTATTGGTCAGTCTGTGGCCGGTCAACGACGAACTGGCGGCTGAGTTTATGACGCGGTTTTATCGGATATTGGCCGGCGAACCAGAGATTACAGCCGCGCTGCGCCAGACTCAACAGGAACTCCTCCGTGAACCGGAGTGGTCGCATCCGGCAATTTGGTCAGCTTTTGGGCTGATTCGGCGGTAA
- a CDS encoding RNA polymerase subunit sigma-70, translating to MNLLRRAFAGDQDAWYHVIEIFQPLIRQWIQRVCVKFPDLIDEHDRTEAADDAWLKLKKGVDRQSHLLQGDDLEKPLAYLKKCAERTTLSLFRRKRRRREQPADNTQYPDRSNELSDPETRIALSQRLEKVLSEDESIVIEHIYQKGYKPQELPELFPKRFPDVDRVYQIRQNVFRRLRNDPVIRNVVGLSDQSDHRRSAIEEDEHRRQKPQGPESLKIELETALEIRKERLMDTPCTLDEETLLNYAAGLLSAEQRLVVEANPDCVRKAQVLAAEIAAIEASLYRLHCPDVDSLHAYYHRELEATQHLVIHRHVETCRFCQEELELLRIMDETPLIEPSPLTRVRQIVEAILQPALALQLRGQALIYAASEVLLTLNTRRTSQGIPRWTIVGELRMPDGSPPDQPIEQVLAMRDDEESITAELEEDGTFILRDLAPGTYRITVCTPEKDIVIRSLKIGID from the coding sequence ATGAATCTCCTCCGCAGAGCCTTTGCCGGCGATCAAGATGCCTGGTATCACGTTATCGAAATCTTTCAGCCACTCATTCGTCAATGGATTCAACGAGTGTGTGTCAAGTTTCCCGATCTAATTGACGAGCATGATCGAACAGAAGCTGCCGATGATGCCTGGCTCAAGTTGAAAAAAGGTGTCGATCGTCAATCCCATCTCTTGCAAGGCGATGATTTGGAGAAGCCCCTGGCATACCTAAAGAAGTGTGCCGAGCGTACGACGCTTAGTCTGTTTCGGCGTAAGCGTCGCAGGCGTGAACAGCCCGCAGATAATACACAATATCCTGATCGTTCAAACGAGCTATCCGATCCTGAGACAAGAATCGCACTTTCTCAGCGATTAGAGAAGGTACTGTCTGAGGATGAGTCGATTGTTATTGAACATATCTATCAAAAGGGCTATAAACCACAAGAGCTTCCGGAGCTTTTTCCGAAACGTTTCCCTGATGTTGATCGAGTCTATCAGATCAGGCAGAATGTGTTCCGTCGTTTACGTAACGATCCGGTTATTCGCAACGTCGTGGGACTCTCGGATCAATCCGATCATCGTCGTTCAGCGATAGAAGAAGACGAACATCGCCGCCAAAAACCGCAGGGACCTGAGTCTCTTAAAATAGAATTAGAGACAGCGCTAGAAATAAGGAAAGAGCGGCTTATGGATACTCCCTGCACACTTGATGAAGAAACATTGCTCAACTACGCAGCCGGCTTACTCTCAGCAGAGCAACGGTTGGTCGTGGAAGCTAATCCTGACTGCGTCAGGAAGGCTCAGGTCCTGGCAGCAGAAATAGCAGCGATTGAAGCCAGTTTATACCGGTTGCACTGTCCTGATGTTGATAGCTTGCATGCCTATTATCATCGCGAACTGGAAGCGACCCAACATCTGGTTATTCACCGCCATGTCGAGACCTGCCGCTTTTGTCAGGAAGAGCTTGAACTTCTCCGCATAATGGACGAGACTCCATTGATCGAACCATCGCCCCTCACACGGGTACGACAGATTGTTGAGGCGATCTTGCAACCGGCGCTGGCCTTGCAGTTGCGAGGACAAGCGCTTATCTACGCAGCCTCTGAGGTGCTTTTGACCCTCAACACGCGACGAACCTCGCAGGGTATCCCACGCTGGACGATCGTTGGCGAATTGCGAATGCCCGATGGCTCACCGCCTGATCAGCCAATCGAGCAGGTTTTGGCAATGCGCGATGATGAGGAGTCGATCACGGCAGAGCTAGAAGAGGATGGAACCTTTATCTTACGCGATCTCGCGCCGGGAACTTATCGCATCACGGTTTGTACACCTGAAAAGGATATTGTAATCCGCTCGCTGAAGATCGGTATAGATTAG
- a CDS encoding YafY family protein, translated as MGKGRGLSRAERLNEMKRLYVQRAFSDIEMAERLGIDRSTAYRDRIALEQEYPFIEEEPGRYRIDRSRLISEVRLTPFEALFLYLPARRLLRQTHTANLHVVQAVEKLATCLQQPMTERLLQLTTAVLKQQKQPQRLSILEQITMAWLNQRKVRITYRALRARRPLIHTACPYLIEPALWSDSVYVIAYSDVARDIVPFKLERIEDVVTTLETFEIPEDFDEQQLLRHTWGIWLGDDEPVTVRLRFAPGDVVRRVRETIWHPSQRITLLEDGGCEWQAQVADWREMVPWVRGWGAAVEVLEPVEFRETLIGESRALAERYGWHVSSAPSTTGESTTLQDFFGG; from the coding sequence ATGGGTAAGGGTCGCGGATTATCACGAGCCGAGCGCTTGAACGAGATGAAGCGGCTATATGTGCAACGGGCTTTCAGCGACATCGAAATGGCCGAGCGACTTGGTATCGATCGCTCTACCGCCTATCGCGACCGCATTGCACTGGAACAGGAATATCCCTTCATTGAAGAAGAACCGGGTCGCTATCGCATTGATCGAAGTCGGTTGATTTCAGAGGTTCGGCTTACCCCTTTCGAAGCACTCTTCCTCTACTTACCGGCCCGCCGTCTGCTGCGCCAAACCCACACTGCCAATCTCCATGTTGTCCAAGCTGTCGAAAAGCTGGCTACCTGTCTCCAACAGCCGATGACTGAGCGACTCCTGCAACTGACCACTGCCGTGCTCAAGCAGCAAAAACAGCCGCAACGACTGAGCATTCTCGAGCAGATTACAATGGCGTGGCTGAATCAGCGGAAGGTGCGTATTACCTATCGTGCGTTGCGCGCCCGTCGCCCACTTATTCATACCGCCTGCCCGTATCTGATTGAGCCGGCGCTTTGGAGCGATAGCGTGTATGTGATTGCCTATAGTGATGTTGCACGTGACATTGTACCCTTCAAATTAGAGCGGATTGAAGATGTAGTAACAACGTTAGAGACCTTTGAAATTCCCGAAGATTTCGATGAACAACAACTGCTCCGCCATACCTGGGGTATCTGGTTGGGCGATGATGAGCCGGTTACAGTACGCCTGCGCTTTGCACCGGGCGACGTGGTGCGACGGGTGCGAGAAACCATCTGGCATCCTTCACAACGGATTACCCTGCTCGAAGATGGCGGATGTGAATGGCAGGCTCAGGTTGCCGATTGGCGTGAGATGGTACCCTGGGTGCGCGGCTGGGGGGCAGCGGTAGAGGTGCTCGAGCCGGTAGAGTTCCGCGAGACGCTGATAGGGGAATCACGCGCACTAGCCGAACGGTACGGCTGGCATGTATCATCTGCACCATCCACGACCGGTGAATCAACTACCTTGCAGGACTTTTTCGGAGGTTAG
- the cas3 gene encoding CRISPR-associated helicase Cas3', translating into MQLYPYQQRVKDLILNGKSVVLQAPTGSGKTRAALAPFIEGFFDRPATAPRKCVYVTPMRVLANQFYAEYHRLAESYYRRHGKLLDVRIQTGEQPDDRRFEGNLIFCTVDQFLSSYLMMPYSLPYRLANVNAGAFTGAYLVFDEFHLFDPEAALPTILYVLQQLKGLAPVMLMTATFSGDMLQALADLLHPAEIVTLSADEIIAINTRGNKPARQRVWQVADTNLQAATVLASHRHSSMVICNTVRRARELYLDLKQQAPAGTEIILLHSQFLPSDRRRIEERLRKLLGIGAPREQVNLIIVATQVVEVGVDISVEILHTELAPPASLIQRAGRCARYPGETGTVIVYPVDKYIPYAFKNDDLLKQEMDSALAWLKERPGRVLDFTDEQALVNAVSTPRDRQVIGNIQADRKNRQSNIHRCLDGFREGASRLLVRDVDSRTLLIHHEPDQLLASPYDAVGLNIPLYSLRSMVKEWLQRPVTVPWRVRRLDESEAGDRLENNRPLYRWVDVRDGRDLEAAALIVVHPALAGYSEQEGFLPNVGHLPFLSTLPPATTLIDRTTFGLRVEPYRDHIQRVLEAFTDLALPELYFAANALERVAGWQRGSVLCAAWLACLFHDVGKLSVGWQQWAHAYQQAIGQPIAQTVALAHTTFDRQNPTHAQAERQVSQHYQRPRHAAEGALAVAHILAKALPHQELVKATLTAIARHHAPFVQDCQSFKLVDNAKDIIKDTLQFLPKDVVCHANPDMLWQQVDTGQVSQFADLLTRPTARYGWIAYSLLARALRRADQRGTEMGHTQATP; encoded by the coding sequence ATGCAACTGTACCCTTACCAGCAACGGGTTAAAGACCTCATTCTGAACGGTAAATCTGTTGTCTTACAAGCACCAACCGGGTCTGGTAAAACACGTGCGGCTTTGGCACCGTTTATTGAAGGATTTTTTGATCGGCCTGCCACTGCACCGCGCAAATGTGTTTACGTTACTCCGATGCGCGTCCTCGCGAATCAGTTTTATGCCGAATATCATCGGCTCGCTGAGAGCTATTACCGACGTCACGGTAAATTGCTCGATGTTCGGATTCAAACCGGTGAACAGCCGGACGATAGACGATTTGAAGGGAATCTTATCTTCTGTACCGTTGATCAATTTCTCAGTAGCTATCTCATGATGCCCTACAGTCTGCCGTATCGGCTGGCGAATGTGAATGCCGGCGCATTTACCGGCGCCTACCTGGTCTTCGACGAGTTTCATCTGTTTGATCCAGAAGCAGCGTTACCGACAATTCTCTACGTTCTGCAACAGCTTAAAGGTCTGGCGCCGGTGATGTTAATGACGGCGACATTCAGTGGGGATATGCTACAGGCATTAGCAGATCTACTCCATCCGGCTGAAATCGTCACCCTTTCAGCAGATGAGATAATCGCAATAAACACTCGTGGTAATAAACCGGCCCGCCAGCGCGTCTGGCAGGTTGCCGATACGAACTTACAGGCTGCGACAGTGCTGGCTTCTCACCGCCATAGTTCGATGGTCATCTGTAACACGGTGCGGCGAGCGCGTGAGCTATATCTCGATCTGAAACAGCAAGCACCGGCAGGCACCGAGATTATTTTGCTGCACAGTCAATTTTTACCGTCGGATCGGCGTCGGATTGAAGAGAGGCTGCGGAAGCTCCTTGGCATTGGCGCACCTCGTGAACAAGTCAATCTGATCATTGTTGCAACCCAGGTGGTTGAAGTTGGGGTCGATATTTCAGTTGAGATCCTCCACACCGAACTGGCGCCACCGGCTAGTCTGATCCAGCGGGCCGGTCGCTGTGCCCGCTATCCAGGTGAGACCGGCACGGTTATCGTGTATCCGGTTGACAAGTATATCCCTTATGCTTTCAAAAATGACGATCTGCTGAAACAAGAGATGGATTCGGCTCTTGCCTGGCTAAAGGAACGCCCAGGACGGGTGCTCGATTTTACCGATGAACAGGCGTTGGTGAATGCGGTCAGTACACCACGTGATCGGCAGGTAATCGGGAATATCCAGGCCGACCGGAAGAATCGACAGAGCAACATTCACCGTTGTCTGGACGGTTTTCGTGAAGGAGCTTCGCGATTGCTAGTACGCGATGTTGATAGTCGAACGCTGTTGATCCACCACGAACCAGACCAGTTGCTGGCCTCACCTTATGACGCCGTTGGGCTAAACATTCCGCTCTATTCGTTGCGGAGTATGGTCAAAGAATGGTTACAACGACCGGTTACTGTACCATGGCGCGTGCGTCGGCTTGATGAAAGTGAGGCAGGTGATCGGTTAGAGAATAATCGGCCTCTCTACCGCTGGGTTGATGTCCGGGATGGTCGTGATCTAGAAGCAGCCGCACTGATCGTCGTTCATCCGGCGCTGGCCGGTTACTCAGAACAGGAAGGCTTCTTACCCAACGTCGGTCATTTGCCGTTTCTATCAACACTGCCACCTGCGACCACCTTAATTGATCGCACCACTTTTGGGTTGCGAGTCGAACCATACCGCGATCACATCCAACGAGTGCTGGAAGCCTTTACAGACCTGGCGCTCCCCGAACTTTATTTTGCCGCCAATGCCCTCGAACGAGTCGCTGGTTGGCAGCGAGGAAGTGTGCTGTGTGCGGCCTGGCTAGCCTGCTTATTTCACGATGTCGGGAAGCTCTCGGTTGGCTGGCAGCAGTGGGCGCATGCCTATCAGCAGGCAATCGGGCAACCGATTGCCCAAACCGTTGCCCTAGCCCATACTACCTTCGACCGTCAGAATCCAACTCATGCGCAGGCGGAACGACAAGTGTCCCAACACTATCAACGCCCACGTCATGCCGCCGAAGGTGCATTGGCAGTCGCACACATACTGGCCAAGGCGCTTCCTCATCAGGAACTTGTGAAAGCGACATTAACAGCGATTGCCCGGCATCATGCGCCTTTTGTACAGGATTGTCAATCATTTAAACTGGTAGATAATGCGAAAGATATTATTAAAGATACGCTACAATTCCTTCCCAAAGATGTCGTCTGTCATGCGAATCCAGATATGCTCTGGCAACAGGTAGATACCGGTCAAGTGAGCCAGTTTGCCGATCTGCTTACCAGACCGACCGCCCGTTATGGTTGGATTGCCTACTCGTTACTAGCCCGTGCGCTCCGGCGAGCCGATCAGCGCGGGACTGAAATGGGCCATACACAGGCAACGCCCTAA
- a CDS encoding DevR family CRISPR-associated autoregulator, translated as MKPMFSLSIAARAVLNLHSLNNEGGEGNQIQTRMVNVFADGRLHSVNAISGDMFKHIQSEHLHRLAVQAGLPLSIGARLFNANRINYDLDIDKEFLNQLKGAKSNAAELDLILQRCAVTDVAGALITAENRSLPRKSVVEFGWVVGVPGSVKTDSYFHVKFESERGGGSAGVDESGSITGKQTPFHRPASSGVYAIVVQVEAARVGFNDISQRYAIDAEQRQKRLRALLESVLYTFIEPAGAMRTAQNPHILDVSGVISVSSNVLPAPCISPLKDDFVADVQRVANSLNELHPGAIELFSFASLGEFAEQMSRLIREAEPFTLPVVQGE; from the coding sequence ATGAAGCCTATGTTCAGTCTGTCAATTGCTGCTCGTGCCGTCTTGAACCTCCACTCGTTGAATAACGAGGGTGGTGAGGGGAATCAGATTCAAACGCGGATGGTTAACGTCTTTGCTGATGGTCGTCTGCACAGCGTGAATGCAATCAGCGGCGACATGTTCAAACATATTCAGTCGGAACACCTGCATCGATTGGCGGTGCAGGCTGGCCTACCCCTTTCAATCGGTGCACGGCTGTTTAATGCCAATCGCATAAACTACGATCTCGACATCGACAAAGAGTTTCTCAACCAACTGAAGGGGGCCAAGAGTAATGCGGCTGAGCTTGACCTCATTCTGCAGCGCTGTGCGGTCACCGATGTGGCAGGAGCGTTGATTACCGCCGAAAACCGCTCGTTGCCGCGCAAGAGTGTCGTCGAGTTTGGTTGGGTTGTCGGTGTTCCAGGGAGTGTTAAGACCGACTCATACTTCCATGTCAAATTTGAGAGTGAGCGTGGAGGTGGCAGTGCCGGTGTTGATGAGTCGGGATCGATCACCGGAAAACAAACTCCCTTCCATCGTCCGGCATCATCGGGTGTCTATGCAATTGTGGTACAGGTTGAGGCAGCACGGGTTGGCTTCAACGATATTTCGCAACGCTACGCCATTGATGCCGAACAACGGCAGAAGCGTTTACGCGCCTTGCTCGAGAGTGTGCTCTACACCTTCATCGAGCCTGCCGGTGCTATGCGAACGGCACAGAATCCTCATATTCTTGATGTCAGTGGCGTGATCTCGGTCAGCTCGAATGTTCTTCCGGCGCCCTGCATCTCGCCACTGAAAGATGATTTTGTTGCCGATGTTCAGCGTGTTGCTAACAGTCTGAACGAGCTCCATCCAGGGGCAATTGAGCTGTTTTCATTCGCTTCGCTCGGCGAATTTGCCGAACAGATGAGTCGTCTGATTCGGGAAGCTGAACCGTTTACTCTGCCGGTGGTGCAGGGAGAGTAG
- a CDS encoding peroxiredoxin family protein: protein MARPFIPMTAKWRQEFIRPRGPANVPPVGSEAPDFTLPYAQFISGPPEDRVEYGRTITLSALRGRPVVLNLTRIVSDRFFUPHCAPQLDALREHYELFVQRNAHLLVVSSTDLEMTSYVAEVLRAPYPILSDPEWEVFYRYGMGSAMGVPLPGVFVIDANGIIRWNWAAPLSVVFTPPRPAELAAVLDALGG, encoded by the coding sequence ATGGCAAGACCCTTCATTCCTATGACGGCCAAATGGCGGCAAGAATTCATTAGACCGCGCGGCCCGGCCAACGTACCGCCAGTTGGTAGTGAGGCACCCGATTTTACTCTACCGTATGCTCAGTTCATAAGCGGGCCACCGGAGGATCGGGTGGAATATGGCCGCACGATCACCCTCAGCGCGCTGCGTGGTCGACCGGTTGTACTCAATCTTACCCGGATTGTCAGTGACCGCTTCTTCTGACCGCACTGCGCGCCGCAACTGGATGCGTTGCGGGAGCATTATGAGCTGTTCGTCCAGCGCAATGCCCATCTGTTGGTCGTTAGCAGTACTGATCTCGAAATGACCAGCTACGTGGCCGAGGTTTTGCGTGCGCCATATCCAATTCTGAGCGACCCCGAATGGGAAGTATTTTACCGCTACGGGATGGGATCGGCGATGGGAGTTCCCTTACCCGGTGTTTTCGTCATTGATGCCAACGGGATCATTCGCTGGAATTGGGCAGCACCTTTGTCTGTCGTCTTTACACCACCACGCCCTGCCGAGCTAGCAGCAGTGTTGGATGCGTTGGGGGGATGA
- a CDS encoding RNA-binding protein: MLVKLFVGNLPWNVGDAELGSIFEPHGEVQSARVINDRDTGRSRGFGFVEIETNNVAAVIRATDGLEVGGRNLRVNEAEDKPRNAPRGGFGRRY, from the coding sequence ATGTTGGTAAAACTGTTCGTCGGGAATTTGCCGTGGAATGTGGGCGATGCTGAGCTGGGTTCGATCTTCGAGCCGCATGGTGAAGTACAGAGTGCACGGGTCATCAATGACCGTGATACCGGTCGCTCGCGTGGTTTTGGCTTCGTTGAGATTGAAACCAATAACGTCGCCGCTGTCATCCGGGCAACCGATGGTCTTGAGGTAGGTGGACGAAATCTGAGGGTAAACGAGGCGGAAGATAAGCCACGTAACGCGCCTCGTGGTGGTTTTGGGCGCCGCTATTAG